One genomic region from Maridesulfovibrio frigidus DSM 17176 encodes:
- the flhA gene encoding flagellar biosynthesis protein FlhA, translated as MAVSKSVNINYDRFAKHGDLLLAAGVVIILFVMLIPLPTMIIDFMLTVSISLGLIILITSMFMQSPLEFSIFPSLLLVTTLLRLALNVATTRAILLHGDEGTSAAGSVIQSFGEFVVGGNYIVGVVIFLILFILNKKVIVAGTTRIAEVAARFTLDAMPGKQMAIEADLNSGLIDELEAKDQRTLIRREADFYGAMDGAGKFVQGDVNASMMITFVNIIGGILIGVLQKGMHWSDAAQTYTLLTIGDGLVSTIPSLIISTAAGIIVSRAAAEAKMGEEFLGQLTYHSRALKLVSAILVIFGIVPGMPTIPFLFLSGLVFALSTLGRDEEAEKDALVAKEKKDKNAPPSLDSPEEVQALLPLDQLELEVGYGLIPLVDEEQNGNLLSRIRSIRRQFALDMGVIVPSLHLRDNLQLKPGEYRVLIKGNVITSSEILIDHQLAMDPGDAKHRIKGVETVEPAFNLPAIWIPDSQKEEAMLAGYTVVDPSTVIATHLTEVFRRNLGEFLGRQETQELLDNLAKRAPKAVEDLVPNVLHLGIVQKVLQNLVKENVSIRDMLTVVEALADYGPSIQDPVQLTEYVRSHMSRTIIKPYLASDGSLPILTFGPNIETKLNESIRSSENGGFLALDPGAAQQLIQSISAAADNVLNTDGQPVVLCAPQMRSHLAQLMVRFLPTIPIISQAEIPASIRIMSAGVVEF; from the coding sequence ATGGCTGTATCAAAGTCAGTTAATATAAATTACGATAGATTTGCCAAACACGGCGATCTTCTTCTTGCAGCAGGCGTAGTAATAATACTATTCGTCATGCTTATTCCACTTCCCACCATGATAATTGACTTCATGCTCACAGTCAGCATTTCACTTGGATTGATTATTCTCATTACATCCATGTTTATGCAGTCACCTCTAGAATTTTCGATATTTCCATCCCTATTGCTGGTCACAACTCTTTTGCGACTAGCTCTTAACGTTGCGACCACCCGTGCGATTCTACTGCACGGAGACGAAGGGACATCGGCAGCTGGTAGCGTTATTCAGAGTTTCGGTGAATTTGTTGTCGGTGGTAACTACATCGTCGGTGTTGTTATCTTCCTCATCCTTTTCATTCTGAATAAGAAAGTAATCGTCGCGGGTACAACGCGTATTGCTGAAGTAGCTGCTAGATTTACTCTCGATGCTATGCCCGGTAAGCAGATGGCGATTGAAGCTGATCTTAACTCCGGCCTGATTGACGAACTGGAAGCCAAGGATCAAAGAACCCTGATCAGACGTGAGGCTGATTTCTACGGTGCTATGGATGGTGCCGGTAAGTTCGTACAGGGGGATGTTAACGCCAGTATGATGATTACTTTTGTAAACATCATCGGCGGAATTCTGATTGGTGTCCTTCAAAAAGGAATGCACTGGTCAGACGCAGCTCAGACCTACACACTACTAACCATCGGTGATGGTCTCGTTTCTACAATCCCTTCACTTATTATTTCAACAGCAGCAGGTATCATCGTTTCACGCGCAGCAGCAGAAGCTAAGATGGGTGAGGAATTCCTCGGTCAGCTTACCTACCACTCACGCGCTCTCAAACTGGTATCAGCAATACTCGTAATCTTCGGTATAGTACCGGGAATGCCTACAATACCATTCCTCTTCCTATCTGGACTTGTTTTCGCTCTCTCAACACTCGGACGTGATGAGGAAGCTGAAAAGGACGCTCTGGTTGCCAAGGAAAAGAAGGACAAGAACGCACCTCCATCTCTCGACAGTCCCGAAGAAGTGCAAGCCCTACTACCATTGGATCAGTTGGAACTCGAAGTCGGGTACGGACTCATCCCGCTGGTGGACGAAGAACAAAACGGAAACCTTCTTTCACGCATTCGCTCTATACGTCGCCAATTTGCTCTGGATATGGGTGTCATTGTTCCGTCACTGCACCTGCGTGATAATCTTCAGCTCAAGCCAGGTGAATACCGAGTACTCATTAAGGGTAACGTTATTACCTCATCTGAAATACTCATTGATCATCAGCTTGCAATGGATCCAGGCGATGCGAAACACAGAATCAAGGGTGTTGAAACAGTTGAACCGGCATTTAATCTACCGGCCATCTGGATTCCTGACAGCCAGAAAGAAGAGGCAATGCTTGCTGGATACACAGTTGTTGACCCATCAACAGTTATTGCAACACATCTTACTGAAGTGTTCCGCCGTAACCTTGGCGAATTCCTCGGAAGACAGGAAACTCAGGAACTTCTGGACAACCTCGCGAAACGCGCTCCTAAGGCAGTTGAAGATCTCGTTCCGAATGTGCTTCACCTTGGAATCGTGCAGAAAGTGCTTCAGAACCTTGTCAAAGAGAATGTCTCTATACGTGACATGCTGACAGTAGTAGAAGCTCTGGCTGACTACGGACCGTCGATTCAGGACCCTGTTCAGCTAACTGAATATGTCCGTTCTCACATGAGTAGAACAATTATTAAGCCTTATCTTGCAAGTGACGGAAGTTTACCAATATTGACCTTCGGTCCTAATATTGAAACAAAGCTTAACGAGTCCATTAGATCTTCTGAAAATGGTGGGTTCCTAGCACTTGACCCAGGGGCTGCTCAGCAGTTAATTCAATCCATTAGTGCCGCCGCTGATAATGTACTAAATACTGACGGTCAGCCGGTCGTATTATGTGCTCCCCAGATGCGAAGCCATTTAGCACAACTGATGGTACGGTTCTTGCCTACTATACCTATAATATCTCAGGCTGAGATTCCTGCTAGTATTCGAATCATGTCAGCCGGTGTTGTAGAGTTCTAA
- a CDS encoding FliA/WhiG family RNA polymerase sigma factor, whose protein sequence is MEILSSSGKNSSSKNSPWLKLESGKTAWEDFSSSNKEAIVRHYSPKIRIIALRMKSKLPQSVELGELISAGSMGLVESLGKFRPELKIKFETYAESRIKGAMLDELRRLDWFSRGLRQKVKTIESSIRDLEHETGIKPTSEQIQDATGFSAKEVQQGLEALQTQFCISLDAFNDNIPSSSDAQYDNEPYEAAVFEETVDKVANLIDNLTPREKLVLSLYYGEELNMKETSEVMEITEGRVSQLHSQALIKLKKMYQEKYDSEP, encoded by the coding sequence ATGGAAATATTAAGTTCTTCTGGAAAAAACTCCTCTTCCAAGAACAGTCCGTGGCTTAAACTAGAGTCCGGTAAAACTGCTTGGGAAGATTTTTCGTCCTCTAATAAAGAGGCGATCGTACGGCATTATTCTCCAAAAATCCGTATTATTGCACTCAGAATGAAATCCAAATTACCGCAAAGCGTGGAACTTGGGGAGCTCATCAGTGCAGGAAGTATGGGGCTTGTTGAATCTCTGGGAAAATTTCGCCCTGAACTAAAAATAAAATTTGAAACTTATGCTGAAAGCCGGATCAAAGGAGCAATGCTCGATGAACTAAGGCGTTTGGACTGGTTTTCTCGCGGCCTTCGCCAGAAAGTCAAAACCATTGAAAGCAGCATAAGGGATTTGGAGCACGAAACTGGAATCAAGCCAACAAGTGAGCAAATCCAGGATGCAACGGGTTTTTCAGCGAAAGAAGTTCAGCAGGGTCTTGAGGCATTACAAACTCAATTCTGCATAAGTCTAGACGCTTTCAATGACAATATCCCTAGCAGTAGTGACGCACAATATGATAATGAGCCATACGAAGCCGCTGTTTTTGAAGAAACAGTGGACAAGGTTGCAAATCTCATTGATAATTTGACGCCAAGGGAAAAACTGGTATTATCTCTTTATTATGGAGAGGAATTGAATATGAAAGAAACTTCTGAGGTAATGGAAATTACTGAAGGAAGAGTTTCACAACTCCACTCGCAAGCTTTGATAAAATTAAAAAAAATGTACCAAGAAAAATACGATTCGGAACCTTAA
- a CDS encoding MinD/ParA family protein — protein MSSNLPMVFSVTSGKGGVGKTNISVNLACNLSRMGKKVILLDADLGLANVDVILGIAPKYNLFHLFHDGVGIKEVLHRTEFGFDILPASSGISDMVSLSTGQKLDLLDAMDHLEDEIDYLIVDTGAGINENVLYFNLAVQERLLVLTPEPTSLTDAYALIKVMKLNHGVDRFKVLVNMAPDMATAKEVFKKLYMACDHFLSGVSLELTGVIPRDPKMRDAVIQQTPLCKLAPSSPACMKIAETAKKITTWKSTSELDGNIKFFWKKLLFQEQSVA, from the coding sequence ATGAGTTCTAATCTTCCCATGGTCTTTTCGGTCACCTCCGGCAAAGGAGGCGTAGGCAAGACAAATATTTCCGTAAACTTGGCATGCAACCTCAGTCGCATGGGCAAGAAGGTAATATTATTGGACGCGGACTTAGGACTGGCCAATGTTGATGTAATTCTCGGAATTGCACCAAAGTACAACCTTTTCCACCTGTTCCACGACGGGGTAGGCATCAAAGAGGTTCTTCATAGAACCGAGTTCGGATTTGATATTCTGCCTGCCTCATCAGGAATCAGTGATATGGTTTCGCTATCCACAGGACAAAAACTTGACCTACTGGATGCAATGGACCACCTCGAAGATGAAATAGATTATCTAATTGTTGACACCGGAGCTGGTATCAACGAAAACGTTCTCTACTTCAACCTTGCTGTTCAGGAGCGACTTCTGGTACTAACACCGGAGCCCACATCCCTTACTGATGCATACGCGTTAATTAAAGTGATGAAGCTGAACCACGGAGTGGATAGATTTAAAGTTCTAGTGAACATGGCACCTGATATGGCCACAGCTAAAGAGGTCTTTAAGAAACTCTATATGGCATGTGATCATTTTCTCAGCGGAGTATCGCTTGAGTTAACGGGCGTAATCCCCCGTGACCCTAAAATGCGTGATGCCGTTATTCAGCAGACACCGTTGTGCAAGTTAGCTCCCTCGAGTCCTGCATGTATGAAGATCGCGGAAACTGCAAAAAAAATTACAACATGGAAATCCACCTCCGAACTAGATGGAAATATTAAGTTCTTCTGGAAAAAACTCCTCTTCCAAGAACAGTCCGTGGCTTAA
- the fliR gene encoding flagellar biosynthetic protein FliR has product MNIFNFNPSDLMSFYLTFFRVSILLFMLPFYGANSIPNPVKAALSIVLTIAIWPQVSFDGALMPANAYNIAIMILGELILGLTLGITVHVIFSAIQTGGNFIGVQMGLSMVNVLDPMTGVNEAVTAHFLYMCSILVFLSLNGHLYLISGLVDSFKYIPPGEIFINATLVTQIMTISKQLFVLAVKVASPLIASIFVVDLALALISKMAPQMNVLMLGFPLKIMVGFFFLSMVFTILSIFIAEFVHGLPAYLLNVIKAASPLDLPPIN; this is encoded by the coding sequence ATGAATATTTTCAACTTCAATCCAAGCGATCTTATGAGCTTCTACCTTACCTTTTTTAGGGTAAGTATACTGCTGTTTATGCTACCTTTTTATGGAGCAAACTCAATCCCGAACCCGGTCAAAGCAGCTCTTTCCATTGTTTTGACAATTGCCATCTGGCCGCAGGTTTCATTTGATGGAGCTCTCATGCCGGCGAATGCCTACAACATCGCAATAATGATCCTCGGGGAATTAATTCTTGGACTAACTCTCGGGATCACTGTTCACGTAATTTTTTCTGCAATTCAAACGGGCGGCAACTTTATCGGTGTGCAAATGGGCTTGTCTATGGTCAACGTTCTAGACCCCATGACAGGGGTAAATGAAGCTGTTACAGCCCATTTTCTCTACATGTGTTCTATTCTGGTTTTCCTAAGCCTCAATGGGCATCTCTATTTGATATCCGGACTAGTCGACAGTTTTAAATACATCCCCCCGGGAGAAATATTTATAAACGCTACACTAGTGACTCAAATCATGACCATTTCGAAACAACTTTTTGTTCTGGCCGTAAAAGTAGCTTCACCGCTTATTGCGTCTATTTTTGTTGTCGACCTTGCGCTTGCATTGATCAGTAAAATGGCGCCGCAAATGAACGTGCTCATGCTCGGATTTCCCCTTAAGATTATGGTCGGATTCTTTTTCTTGAGTATGGTCTTCACAATTTTATCAATCTTTATCGCTGAATTCGTCCATGGACTTCCTGCATACTTGCTAAACGTCATTAAGGCAGCCAGCCCACTAGATCTGCCTCCGATTAACTAG
- a CDS encoding flagellar basal body-associated FliL family protein: protein MIFLAVDDSDDSEEELQSPDTPSKATQKVDLDLDDAPFLEDEDDEDDLPDEEPEELEALEEAPKEKRALPKKAIIIGIAVIILLLTVIIVKLFLFTDAPEEIAPVEEITEEVPIEAPPPPPEEPGVTLLRLDPFWVEQKDEKGNIRFLVARFAMTTTDEKIVGEYGRKTLILRDAVYYYLKNKDLQFLSDKNNAETLKKDLLMVINQYLNAGQFDTILFEKYLVR from the coding sequence ATGATCTTCCTCGCAGTAGATGACAGTGACGATTCCGAGGAGGAACTCCAGTCACCTGATACCCCGAGCAAGGCCACTCAAAAGGTTGATCTCGACCTTGACGATGCCCCATTTCTTGAAGACGAAGATGACGAAGATGACCTGCCGGATGAAGAGCCGGAAGAGCTAGAAGCGCTTGAAGAGGCTCCTAAAGAGAAAAGAGCACTTCCAAAGAAGGCCATCATCATTGGAATAGCAGTTATAATTTTATTACTGACTGTAATTATTGTAAAACTATTCCTTTTCACCGACGCCCCGGAAGAGATTGCCCCTGTAGAAGAAATCACCGAAGAAGTTCCGATAGAAGCCCCTCCACCACCTCCAGAAGAACCTGGAGTTACATTGCTAAGACTAGACCCTTTCTGGGTTGAGCAGAAAGATGAGAAGGGAAACATCCGCTTTCTTGTAGCCAGATTTGCAATGACAACTACTGACGAAAAAATTGTAGGGGAGTACGGCAGAAAAACACTTATACTGCGGGATGCGGTTTACTACTACCTCAAAAATAAAGATTTGCAGTTTTTATCCGATAAGAATAATGCAGAGACACTTAAAAAAGACCTGCTTATGGTTATCAACCAATATTTAAATGCAGGTCAATTCGACACAATTTTATTTGAAAAATACCTTGTGAGGTAG
- a CDS encoding flagellar biosynthesis protein FlhF — MRVKTFRGSSTATVFAEIKAEFGDSAVILSNKSVEESGRKIHEIMVGVEGQEAPVQPQATRDDVIGEAMNNIPEWNQEWNQIKGHMMALLKPQMNLNLLAPRQRLALEYLEREGVEGKVIMSLFHELRQDASKAILPVLETIAPVCPFDNENWPQKFHALAGPHGVGKTSTIIRLALREKKANPGARICVASADQGQGKGRLVLRHYADLSGLEFRDLATREDFATLMGESHNFDKVFIDLPGLSGNAELDAWLGVCGLNGACDLAVHLVLNPYFAPAQYTAFLKKYKSVKLKSLIWTKLDESCAYGALVNMSHESGLPVSLLSYGSGLRNSLKSAVAKDFWRLIFKHQLPKNEKIEFAKAV, encoded by the coding sequence ATGCGGGTAAAAACATTCAGAGGAAGCAGCACAGCAACCGTTTTCGCCGAAATAAAAGCGGAATTCGGAGACAGTGCAGTAATCCTCAGCAATAAGTCAGTCGAGGAAAGTGGGCGTAAAATCCACGAAATCATGGTCGGCGTTGAAGGTCAGGAAGCCCCTGTCCAGCCGCAGGCCACCAGAGATGACGTTATCGGGGAAGCTATGAATAACATCCCCGAATGGAACCAAGAATGGAACCAGATTAAAGGTCACATGATGGCTCTTCTAAAGCCGCAGATGAACCTTAACCTGCTTGCCCCCCGTCAACGCCTTGCTCTAGAATATCTCGAGCGCGAAGGGGTTGAAGGCAAAGTCATTATGAGTTTGTTTCACGAACTCAGACAGGATGCTTCAAAAGCCATTCTACCTGTCCTTGAAACCATTGCACCGGTTTGCCCTTTCGACAACGAAAACTGGCCTCAAAAATTTCACGCTCTGGCTGGCCCGCACGGAGTAGGAAAAACTTCTACAATCATCAGGCTCGCCCTGAGAGAAAAGAAGGCTAATCCGGGAGCACGTATATGCGTAGCTTCTGCAGACCAAGGACAAGGCAAAGGAAGACTTGTACTGCGGCATTACGCAGATCTTTCAGGACTTGAATTCAGAGATCTCGCAACAAGAGAAGATTTTGCAACACTCATGGGTGAAAGCCATAATTTTGACAAAGTGTTTATCGACCTCCCCGGACTTTCAGGAAATGCAGAACTCGATGCTTGGCTTGGAGTCTGCGGCCTGAACGGAGCATGCGACTTAGCTGTTCATTTGGTACTGAACCCCTACTTCGCTCCGGCTCAATACACTGCGTTTCTAAAAAAATATAAGTCTGTAAAACTGAAGAGCCTGATCTGGACTAAGCTTGATGAGTCTTGCGCATACGGTGCTTTGGTTAATATGTCTCATGAAAGTGGACTTCCCGTCTCTCTCCTCTCATACGGATCCGGACTTAGAAATAGCCTTAAATCGGCAGTTGCAAAAGATTTTTGGAGACTAATTTTTAAGCATCAGCTTCCCAAAAATGAGAAAATTGAGTTTGCAAAAGCAGTTTAG
- a CDS encoding methyl-accepting chemotaxis protein — protein MFRSISTRISYMVAIIIILSTVVTLFFIDHTLEKDIMNAQGRTARNTIRMGLLYLKEGKQSIDDYRKQAYDNRKSAVKDAMKIFISQLDSYYDLYQSGILTEKEAKEAAYKLARTTRYFNDDYFFIYSEGLLVLAHPDSSLDGKNLSNNKDKKGYVYGPEMKRLGTSESGGFMEITWIRLGSTKPVPKIIFMKPFSKWNWMIGTGIYVDDIEESVKAQGESLINNMRKGFAQIRLAETGRLFIFDSDKKVIVAPLGAGPDFADTINLNTGKTLFHDLKDVGRQGQWKLDYKVRRGDGNEVLKQSFVQFFSPLGWYVASTVPLREIDNPVKSLVFKQGIISFVILIFAFGLIYYFVRKICLPIQNVSQVAFHVSQGDLKEAKNVFLNKIDPDYLRRITSFESFEDSNHKFDEVDHLVKSFHTMLNTLNSLVSQVQQSGKMVTGSALKLGSAIGQLEVAVENQAIATQELGSTSREISATSTELARTMNESTGVAITTADLANQGLLDLGVMSQSMETMRDASGGIFSKLSVINSKAANISSVVTSISKISEQINLLSLNAAIEAEKAGEFGQGFSVVAREIRKLADQTAMSTLDIEKIVAEMLSAVSSGVMEMDKFRKQVDTGVSNVEVMGDGISGVVDQVRSLTPQFEAVNEGMQNQSEGAEQISKAMIQLSETSIQTKDALEEFMSITDQLSTSVDSLEAEVAVFRVENES, from the coding sequence ATGTTTCGGTCTATCAGTACTAGAATTTCGTACATGGTTGCTATCATTATAATACTTTCGACTGTGGTTACTCTTTTTTTCATCGATCACACACTTGAAAAAGATATAATGAATGCTCAGGGGCGTACGGCTAGGAACACAATACGGATGGGCCTTCTTTATCTTAAAGAAGGAAAGCAATCGATAGATGACTACCGTAAACAGGCGTATGACAATCGAAAGAGTGCTGTTAAAGATGCAATGAAAATATTTATTTCGCAGTTAGATTCTTATTACGATCTATATCAGTCTGGAATACTTACTGAAAAAGAGGCAAAAGAAGCAGCTTATAAGCTTGCCCGTACAACTCGATATTTTAATGATGACTATTTTTTCATTTATTCTGAAGGTCTTTTAGTTCTCGCGCATCCTGATAGCTCTTTAGATGGGAAAAATTTATCTAATAATAAAGATAAAAAAGGGTATGTTTATGGGCCTGAGATGAAGCGTCTCGGTACTTCTGAGAGTGGTGGATTCATGGAGATTACATGGATTCGCCTTGGATCTACCAAGCCCGTTCCTAAAATTATTTTTATGAAGCCTTTTTCGAAGTGGAATTGGATGATTGGAACCGGAATTTACGTAGATGACATTGAGGAGTCGGTAAAAGCTCAAGGAGAAAGTTTGATAAACAATATGCGAAAAGGTTTCGCGCAGATAAGATTAGCCGAAACAGGGCGATTGTTTATTTTTGACAGTGATAAAAAAGTGATAGTTGCTCCTCTTGGCGCCGGACCTGACTTTGCTGATACTATTAATTTGAATACTGGAAAAACACTATTTCACGACCTTAAAGATGTTGGCCGTCAGGGGCAGTGGAAGTTGGACTATAAGGTGAGGAGAGGGGATGGTAATGAAGTGCTGAAGCAGTCTTTTGTTCAGTTCTTTTCGCCACTTGGGTGGTACGTTGCTTCAACTGTTCCACTGCGTGAAATTGATAACCCTGTAAAGTCATTGGTTTTTAAGCAGGGAATTATTAGTTTCGTTATTTTGATTTTTGCTTTTGGTCTTATTTATTATTTTGTTCGAAAAATTTGTTTGCCAATTCAGAATGTTTCTCAGGTTGCATTCCATGTTTCTCAAGGTGATTTGAAGGAAGCTAAAAACGTTTTTCTAAATAAAATTGATCCTGATTATTTAAGGCGTATCACTTCCTTCGAGAGCTTTGAGGACAGCAATCATAAATTTGATGAAGTTGACCATCTTGTGAAGTCATTTCATACTATGCTTAACACTTTAAATTCTTTGGTCAGTCAGGTGCAGCAATCTGGTAAGATGGTCACCGGTTCCGCTTTGAAACTCGGATCGGCTATTGGTCAGCTTGAAGTCGCCGTTGAAAATCAGGCTATTGCAACTCAGGAGCTGGGGAGTACTTCTCGCGAAATTTCTGCGACTTCTACGGAACTTGCCCGCACTATGAATGAATCTACCGGAGTAGCCATTACCACCGCAGATCTAGCAAATCAAGGGCTTCTTGATCTTGGTGTTATGAGTCAAAGTATGGAAACCATGCGTGATGCGTCTGGTGGTATTTTTTCAAAACTTTCTGTCATTAATTCAAAGGCCGCCAATATCAGTTCTGTTGTAACTTCTATTTCAAAAATATCGGAGCAGATAAACTTGCTATCTTTAAATGCCGCAATTGAGGCAGAGAAAGCAGGGGAATTTGGACAGGGATTTTCGGTTGTTGCCAGGGAAATTAGAAAGCTTGCAGATCAAACGGCCATGTCGACTCTTGATATCGAAAAAATTGTGGCAGAGATGTTATCAGCTGTTTCTTCAGGAGTTATGGAAATGGATAAATTCCGTAAGCAAGTTGATACAGGGGTAAGTAATGTTGAAGTTATGGGCGATGGAATATCTGGTGTTGTCGATCAGGTTCGCTCTCTGACACCTCAGTTTGAAGCTGTGAATGAGGGAATGCAGAATCAAAGTGAAGGAGCTGAGCAAATCAGCAAAGCCATGATTCAGCTAAGTGAAACATCTATACAGACTAAAGATGCTTTGGAAGAATTCATGTCCATAACGGATCAGCTTTCAACTTCTGTGGATAGTCTGGAGGCCGAAGTCGCAGTCTTTCGTGTAGAAAACGAATCCTAA
- the flhB gene encoding flagellar biosynthesis protein FlhB yields the protein MQDDPSKTEKATPKRVKKSRGEGSVAKSQEMGKTMTLLAGVLGLRYLMEFYYEQFYEIFHWFLTKGLFSELNPNSVYTLFIWCSQKLAIILLPLFLFIAFVAYLTVRLQVGSLWSTKVFEPKFAKMFNIFAGIKKLFLDVQTLIRLAKSLLQAVVVGIAPYIVIQQEMPNFLPLFHSDAHRLATYMLEVGYKMATYAMLPMMVIAIIDLVYTRWDYQENLKMTKDEVKDERKQAEGDPQVKMQMKQKMMALVQKQMMSDIPNADVVITNPTHYAIALKYDALQAPAPMILAKGMNLVAEKIKEVARENNIPIRENKPLAQALYKQVEIGDVIPEELYQAVAAILAKLNSFKRR from the coding sequence ATGCAAGACGATCCAAGTAAAACCGAGAAAGCGACGCCCAAGCGGGTAAAGAAATCAAGAGGCGAAGGAAGTGTAGCTAAAAGTCAGGAAATGGGTAAAACCATGACTCTTCTGGCTGGAGTTCTAGGTCTAAGATATCTCATGGAATTTTACTATGAGCAATTTTATGAGATATTCCATTGGTTCCTAACCAAAGGACTGTTTTCCGAATTAAATCCAAACTCCGTTTATACTCTTTTCATCTGGTGTTCACAGAAGCTTGCTATAATACTGCTTCCTCTTTTTCTTTTTATTGCTTTTGTTGCTTACCTGACAGTCAGACTTCAAGTAGGCAGTCTATGGTCGACGAAAGTATTTGAACCCAAATTTGCAAAAATGTTCAACATTTTTGCTGGCATAAAAAAACTTTTCTTAGACGTTCAAACTCTAATCAGGTTAGCTAAAAGTCTCCTGCAAGCAGTTGTGGTTGGCATTGCACCATATATTGTAATTCAGCAAGAAATGCCTAATTTTCTTCCTCTTTTTCACTCAGATGCACACAGACTTGCAACTTATATGCTTGAAGTAGGATATAAAATGGCAACCTACGCAATGCTCCCTATGATGGTCATTGCCATAATTGATTTAGTGTATACTCGTTGGGATTATCAAGAAAATCTCAAGATGACCAAAGATGAAGTCAAAGACGAAAGAAAGCAGGCTGAGGGTGACCCTCAAGTTAAAATGCAGATGAAACAGAAAATGATGGCACTGGTTCAAAAACAAATGATGTCAGACATTCCGAATGCTGATGTTGTTATTACCAACCCGACCCACTACGCTATTGCCCTCAAATACGACGCCTTACAAGCTCCAGCCCCAATGATTTTAGCCAAAGGGATGAATCTAGTTGCTGAAAAAATTAAAGAAGTTGCTCGCGAAAACAACATCCCCATCCGCGAAAATAAACCTTTGGCACAGGCTTTGTATAAACAGGTTGAGATCGGTGACGTAATTCCGGAAGAATTGTACCAGGCTGTAGCCGCCATCCTCGCCAAACTTAACAGTTTCAAGCGCAGATAA
- a CDS encoding chemotaxis response regulator CheY → MAIDYSMKVLVVDDFATMRRIIKNILRQIGFTNIVEADDGTTAWELLNKDDSIEFIVSDWNMPQMTGIEFLRKVRASEEFSDLPFLMVTAEAQQENIIEAVQAKVSNYIVKPFTPDTLGQKINKIFE, encoded by the coding sequence ATGGCCATTGATTACTCTATGAAAGTACTTGTTGTAGATGACTTCGCGACTATGCGCCGCATCATTAAAAACATTTTGCGTCAGATCGGATTCACTAATATTGTTGAAGCTGATGACGGAACAACCGCATGGGAACTCCTCAACAAAGACGATAGCATTGAATTTATCGTTTCTGACTGGAATATGCCCCAGATGACCGGAATTGAATTTTTGCGCAAAGTTAGAGCTAGCGAAGAATTTTCTGATCTTCCATTCTTGATGGTTACTGCTGAAGCACAGCAGGAAAACATCATTGAAGCTGTTCAGGCAAAGGTTTCAAACTACATTGTTAAACCTTTCACACCTGACACTCTCGGACAGAAAATCAACAAGATTTTTGAATAG